A section of the Bacillus sp. HSf4 genome encodes:
- a CDS encoding ABC transporter substrate-binding protein — translation MKKFAYLLLSLLLAAGVLAGCGGSAEAPAEQHKQEKTAEAFPVSVKDATGKEIKIEKEPKKIVSLMPSNTEITYALGLGKKVVGVTDLDTYPKEVKEVEKIGGMEFNTEKIISLNPDLVLAHASTMQSAEEGLKQLRDAGITVVTVNDAQSFEETYQSIEMIGEAAGAKQKAQDLVKNMKSDLAAIKEKAESISESEQKKVFVEVSPAPDIYTTGKGTFMNEMLEAIHAKNAASEQEGWAKMTEESIIKLNPDVIVTTSGAAAVSEIKKRSGWSGVKAVKNNQVYDVDPDLVTRPGPRLIKGVEELAETIYPDVFKK, via the coding sequence ATGAAGAAGTTTGCATATTTATTGCTTTCACTGCTCCTGGCCGCCGGCGTTCTCGCCGGATGCGGCGGATCGGCGGAAGCGCCGGCGGAGCAGCATAAGCAGGAAAAGACGGCTGAAGCATTTCCGGTTTCAGTGAAGGATGCGACAGGCAAAGAAATCAAAATTGAAAAAGAACCGAAAAAAATCGTTTCTCTGATGCCGAGCAATACAGAAATTACATATGCGCTGGGCCTGGGCAAAAAGGTGGTCGGGGTCACAGATCTTGATACATATCCAAAAGAAGTGAAAGAAGTCGAAAAAATCGGCGGGATGGAATTCAACACGGAGAAGATCATTTCGTTAAATCCCGACTTGGTGCTGGCCCATGCTTCAACGATGCAGAGCGCAGAAGAAGGGTTGAAACAGCTGCGTGACGCCGGTATTACAGTCGTCACGGTGAATGATGCACAGTCATTTGAGGAAACATATCAGTCGATCGAGATGATCGGCGAGGCAGCAGGTGCGAAGCAGAAGGCTCAAGATCTTGTGAAGAACATGAAATCAGACCTTGCCGCCATTAAAGAAAAAGCTGAAAGCATTTCAGAGAGTGAGCAGAAAAAGGTGTTCGTCGAAGTCTCTCCCGCTCCTGATATTTATACGACCGGAAAAGGCACTTTCATGAATGAAATGCTGGAAGCGATCCATGCGAAAAATGCCGCTTCTGAGCAGGAGGGCTGGGCTAAGATGACAGAGGAATCGATCATCAAGCTGAATCCTGATGTGATCGTCACGACAAGCGGTGCTGCGGCCGTCAGCGAGATCAAAAAGCGAAGCGGCTGGAGCGGTGTTAAAGCGGTCAAAAACAATCAAGTATATGACGTGGATCCCGACCTTGTGACCCGTCCGGGGCCGCGGTTGATCAAAGGGGTCGAAGAGCTTGCGGAAACCATCTATCCTGACGTTTTTAAGAAGTAA
- a CDS encoding iron ABC transporter permease, giving the protein MRKPSILTFLRSNRIAAYLISLIFLSVSILMGISIGSLEIPIPSIIKVFLHEWIGVQGIAPDPTEANIIMNIRLPRVVLASLVGAALAAAGAGFQGLLKNPLADPYTLGISSGASVGAVVTLFFGIQLPVIGRFTLPFLSVAAAVAVIFFVLFFARLVHPSLTVTALILTGIIFSSFFGALISLMIALTGDDLKPIVHWLLGSVSMRGWSYIALFLPFFIGGICGLLLNARELNVMTYGEEKARLLGVNVKRSKYVVLLAGSILTGSAVAVSGTIGFVGLVIPHFIRLLSITDHRHLLPLSMLNGASFLVLSDLLSRTIIEPSELPIGIITALVGAPVFGFILIRRYQGGRVHD; this is encoded by the coding sequence TTGCGGAAACCATCTATCCTGACGTTTTTAAGAAGTAACCGCATTGCGGCCTATCTCATCAGCCTGATCTTTTTGTCGGTCTCTATTCTTATGGGAATCTCCATCGGATCTTTGGAGATTCCCATTCCGTCTATTATCAAGGTATTTTTGCATGAATGGATCGGTGTACAGGGAATAGCTCCTGATCCGACAGAGGCGAACATCATCATGAACATCAGGCTTCCGCGGGTGGTATTGGCATCGCTCGTCGGAGCGGCCCTGGCTGCGGCTGGCGCCGGTTTTCAAGGGCTTTTGAAAAACCCGCTCGCAGACCCTTATACGCTCGGCATTTCATCCGGCGCATCCGTCGGAGCGGTCGTTACGCTGTTTTTCGGGATTCAGCTGCCGGTTATCGGGAGGTTTACCCTTCCGTTTCTGAGCGTTGCCGCGGCGGTTGCCGTGATTTTTTTCGTTTTGTTCTTTGCCCGGCTCGTTCACCCGTCGCTTACGGTAACGGCATTAATATTAACCGGGATTATCTTCAGTTCGTTTTTCGGTGCGCTCATCTCTTTAATGATCGCACTGACGGGCGATGATTTAAAACCGATCGTCCACTGGCTGCTCGGCAGCGTATCGATGCGGGGATGGAGCTATATTGCTCTGTTTTTGCCATTTTTTATAGGCGGTATATGCGGTTTGCTGCTGAACGCAAGAGAATTGAATGTGATGACGTACGGCGAGGAAAAAGCAAGGCTGCTCGGAGTGAATGTGAAGCGGAGTAAATATGTCGTTCTGTTGGCGGGGTCTATTTTAACAGGCAGTGCTGTCGCGGTGTCTGGAACTATTGGCTTTGTAGGCCTCGTCATTCCGCATTTTATCCGGCTTCTGTCTATTACGGATCACCGCCATCTTCTGCCGCTCTCAATGCTGAACGGCGCTTCATTCCTTGTGCTGTCAGATCTTTTGTCGAGAACCATCATTGAGCCGTCCGAGCTGCCGATCGGTATTATTACCGCACTGGTGGGAGCACCTGTTTTCGGCTTTATATTGATTAGGCGTTATCAGGGAGGGCGAGTTCATGATTGA
- the dapA gene encoding 4-hydroxy-tetrahydrodipicolinate synthase, producing MKVEGIIPAILTPLTKEQAFHPGIAEKLVNHLIDSGVHGIFALGTNGEFHLFSQEEKLQIAKTIVKAVNKRVPVFIGTGENSTEATISLSNQMADIGADALSIITPFFVAPSQEELYQHFRTISENVALPVLLYNIPSRTGVSLEPETVERLAALPNIIGIKDSSGSFANIKAYLERTKDQSFSVLAGTDSLILDTLKAGGTGAVAATANVLPETVVSIYKSFKQGNIEESEHYQQQLQPLRDTFSLGSLPAPLKKAAELAGIDVGPPKSPIAELSGEPLLKVKKMLEGYGINAKLAKEQ from the coding sequence TTGAAAGTAGAGGGAATTATCCCTGCTATATTGACACCGCTTACAAAAGAGCAGGCTTTTCATCCTGGAATCGCCGAAAAGCTGGTGAATCATTTAATTGATTCAGGCGTCCACGGTATTTTTGCCTTAGGGACAAATGGGGAATTTCATTTATTCTCACAAGAGGAAAAGCTTCAAATTGCTAAAACGATTGTGAAAGCGGTTAATAAACGTGTGCCTGTTTTCATCGGGACAGGAGAAAACAGTACTGAGGCGACTATTTCCTTATCCAATCAAATGGCGGATATCGGAGCGGACGCTCTTTCGATCATTACGCCATTCTTTGTCGCACCTTCGCAGGAGGAATTGTATCAGCATTTCCGCACGATTTCTGAAAATGTCGCGCTTCCTGTCCTGCTCTACAACATTCCGTCGAGAACAGGAGTGTCATTGGAGCCCGAAACGGTTGAGAGGCTGGCGGCATTGCCGAACATCATCGGCATTAAGGACAGCAGCGGCAGCTTCGCCAATATTAAGGCGTATCTTGAACGTACAAAAGACCAGTCCTTTTCCGTCCTTGCAGGAACCGATTCATTGATTTTAGACACATTGAAGGCGGGAGGAACAGGAGCTGTGGCTGCCACAGCCAATGTGCTTCCGGAAACTGTTGTTTCAATCTATAAATCTTTTAAACAAGGAAACATTGAAGAGAGTGAGCATTATCAACAGCAGCTGCAGCCGCTTCGCGATACGTTTTCACTCGGTTCACTGCCGGCGCCGTTAAAAAAAGCAGCGGAGCTTGCCGGCATTGATGTTGGACCGCCTAAAAGTCCAATTGCAGAGTTGTCAGGAGAGCCGCTGCTAAAAGTGAAAAAGATGCTGGAAGGCTACGGAATTAACGCAAAACTGGCAAAGGAGCAGTGA
- a CDS encoding SDR family oxidoreductase: MDLQLKNKLVLVTGSTAGIGKAAAEAFLTEGARVIINGRTEDKVQSVVDELSKYGTVHGIAADLSDPKQSRTLIEKTEQIGELDILVNNMGFFEVKDFADVTDEEWLEYFEVNVLSAVRLCRAFLPKMLKRNAGRILNLASEAGIKPLPQMIPYSMTKTSLISLSRGLAEMTKGTNVTVNSVLPGPTWTEGVANYMKGAAEAENTDLDTFVKDYFKVNEPTSLIQRYAKPEEVASTIVYLASEKAAAINGSAQRVEGGIIRSI, from the coding sequence ATGGATTTACAACTAAAAAACAAACTCGTCTTGGTAACAGGTTCTACGGCAGGGATTGGAAAAGCTGCGGCCGAAGCCTTTTTGACTGAAGGCGCCCGGGTCATCATCAACGGCCGGACAGAAGATAAGGTTCAGTCAGTCGTTGATGAGCTGTCCAAGTACGGAACCGTTCACGGTATCGCCGCAGATCTGTCCGATCCAAAGCAAAGCCGGACTTTGATTGAAAAAACGGAGCAGATCGGCGAACTTGATATCCTTGTCAATAACATGGGATTTTTTGAAGTGAAAGACTTTGCGGATGTCACTGATGAAGAATGGCTTGAGTATTTTGAAGTGAACGTATTAAGCGCCGTCCGCCTGTGCCGCGCTTTCCTTCCGAAAATGCTGAAACGGAACGCGGGGAGAATTCTCAATCTGGCAAGTGAAGCAGGTATTAAGCCGCTTCCGCAAATGATTCCTTATTCGATGACCAAGACCTCTTTGATCAGCTTATCAAGGGGGCTTGCGGAAATGACGAAGGGAACGAATGTAACGGTAAATTCGGTTCTGCCCGGACCGACCTGGACCGAAGGCGTCGCCAACTATATGAAAGGGGCCGCCGAAGCGGAAAATACCGACTTGGATACGTTTGTCAAAGATTACTTCAAAGTAAATGAGCCCACTTCATTAATTCAGCGCTATGCGAAGCCTGAGGAAGTCGCCAGCACGATCGTCTATCTCGCTTCGGAAAAAGCCGCAGCTATCAACGGTTCGGCTCAAAGGGTGGAAGGCGGGATCATCCGCTCCATCTAA
- a CDS encoding ATP-binding cassette domain-containing protein — translation MIDVIRVSGGYGKTDVLQDISFAVKQGEFLGILGPNGSGKSTLLKILSGTIAPRSGEVLLDCRSVGSYQTKELARKMAVLPQKTEQAFSFTVEETVQFGRYAYQSGFFRQLTAEDRDVVKRVMKQTDTLRFAQKSIHELSGGEQQRVYLAQALAQEPEYLLLDEPTSFLDLSFQKSLLDLMKQETVVSKLAVIGVFHDVNIASLYCDRLLLLKDGKAEVIDRPEAALSAGRIERVYDTDITALDHPERANPQFTIKAKTIPQKTKPLFLKEQIEQYLPHGIAFLADRPLRLLSSEGGFAWRRKLVFASGNNSGWPHDLSAFEQETLFMQHDAELADCHIVSESGDLCIVGMKGVDGYLAIWVLIDGCLHDGQFVQAISVAANAAAQHRVSCSDVLVAATQSGRSADQTAFLTQIQNKTAVCVKALKD, via the coding sequence ATGATTGATGTCATCCGTGTGTCCGGCGGCTATGGAAAAACGGATGTCTTACAGGACATCAGCTTTGCGGTAAAGCAGGGTGAATTTTTAGGAATTCTCGGTCCGAACGGCAGCGGAAAGTCAACCTTGCTGAAAATATTGTCGGGGACAATCGCCCCTCGAAGCGGTGAGGTGCTGCTTGACTGCCGCTCAGTTGGGTCGTATCAAACGAAGGAGCTCGCTCGCAAAATGGCAGTGCTTCCTCAAAAAACGGAGCAGGCCTTTTCCTTTACGGTCGAGGAAACGGTTCAGTTTGGCCGCTATGCGTATCAATCAGGCTTTTTTCGGCAGCTGACAGCTGAAGACCGTGATGTCGTGAAAAGGGTGATGAAACAGACGGACACGCTTCGCTTTGCCCAAAAATCCATACACGAGCTGAGCGGCGGAGAGCAGCAGCGGGTGTATTTAGCCCAAGCGCTTGCCCAGGAACCAGAATACTTGCTGCTTGATGAACCGACAAGTTTTCTTGATTTGTCATTTCAAAAAAGTCTTCTTGATTTAATGAAACAAGAAACAGTTGTATCCAAACTCGCAGTGATCGGGGTGTTTCATGATGTGAATATTGCGAGTTTATACTGTGATCGTCTGCTGTTGTTGAAAGATGGAAAAGCAGAAGTTATTGACCGCCCGGAAGCTGCCCTTTCTGCCGGGCGTATCGAACGAGTGTATGATACAGATATCACAGCGCTCGACCATCCTGAGCGTGCGAATCCGCAGTTTACAATCAAAGCGAAAACGATCCCGCAGAAAACCAAGCCCCTCTTTCTAAAAGAGCAAATTGAACAATATTTGCCGCACGGCATCGCATTTTTGGCAGACCGCCCGCTGCGTCTTCTGTCTTCAGAAGGGGGCTTTGCTTGGAGACGAAAACTTGTTTTCGCAAGCGGAAACAACTCTGGATGGCCGCATGACCTGTCAGCCTTTGAACAGGAAACGCTGTTTATGCAACATGATGCTGAATTGGCTGACTGTCATATTGTGTCGGAAAGCGGTGATCTTTGCATCGTCGGCATGAAAGGTGTGGATGGGTATTTGGCCATATGGGTGTTAATTGATGGCTGTTTGCACGATGGTCAATTTGTGCAGGCGATAAGTGTTGCAGCAAATGCCGCAGCTCAGCACCGTGTTTCGTGCAGTGATGTGCTTGTAGCGGCCACTCAATCCGGTCGGTCAGCGGATCAAACCGCTTTTTTGACACAAATTCAAAATAAAACAGCGGTTTGTGTGAAAGCTTTAAAAGATTAA
- a CDS encoding LysR substrate-binding domain-containing protein, protein MELKQLEYFITLCKELHFTRAAEKLGIAQPSLSQQIRLLEDEIGTPLFDRIGKRTLMTEAGKTLLHHSYHIFHELSEARAAISELQGLQRGSLKIGALLTVVNYLLPRTIIEFHRSYPNIKLSVLGLRTGDIYEGLLQNELDLGIVCLPMEHDDLEAVPLCKQPLALAAPLHHPIAKEPFATLEMIKEIPTILLPDTYFLRQLINEQCRRLGFILEPVMEMTTLESITNMVNKGVGATILPKGYLEYIDDESIQTVPIQSPVITTEIGIVYRKNKYLCAASRVFMERFISTVQDENFT, encoded by the coding sequence TTGGAGTTAAAGCAATTGGAGTATTTCATCACCCTCTGCAAGGAACTTCATTTTACCCGCGCCGCCGAGAAACTGGGGATTGCCCAGCCATCGCTCAGCCAGCAAATTCGCTTGCTTGAGGATGAAATCGGGACGCCTTTGTTTGACCGCATCGGCAAACGAACCTTGATGACGGAAGCGGGAAAAACATTGCTTCATCACAGTTATCATATCTTTCATGAACTGTCAGAGGCGCGCGCTGCTATCAGCGAGCTTCAAGGTTTACAAAGGGGCTCCTTAAAGATCGGGGCCCTTCTGACAGTTGTAAATTACTTGCTTCCGCGTACCATCATTGAATTTCACCGCAGCTATCCAAATATTAAACTGTCTGTTTTAGGCCTGCGAACCGGAGATATTTATGAAGGACTGCTGCAGAACGAACTCGATCTGGGCATTGTCTGTCTGCCCATGGAGCATGATGATTTAGAAGCGGTTCCATTATGTAAACAACCGCTTGCCCTGGCCGCGCCGCTTCATCACCCCATTGCCAAAGAACCGTTTGCCACTCTTGAAATGATAAAAGAGATTCCGACCATTTTACTGCCTGATACGTATTTTCTGCGGCAGCTGATCAACGAACAGTGCCGCAGGCTCGGATTTATTCTTGAGCCGGTCATGGAAATGACGACATTGGAATCGATCACGAACATGGTCAATAAAGGAGTCGGCGCTACCATCCTGCCTAAAGGCTATCTTGAGTATATCGACGATGAATCGATACAGACTGTTCCTATTCAAAGCCCGGTTATCACAACAGAGATCGGCATCGTTTACCGAAAAAACAAATATTTGTGTGCAGCAAGCCGGGTCTTTATGGAGCGGTTTATCTCCACGGTTCAAGATGAAAACTTCACATAA
- a CDS encoding glycoside hydrolase family 28 protein: MWLKEKKDEILREMTVPVFPERRFDITGFGADGAGRADSTAAIQQAIDEVHQAGGGTAVVPKGVFRSGALRLKSNVELHIAQGAVIQFSRNPDDYLPVVLTRFEGVELYNFSPFVYAYEAENIAITGEGTLDGQADDEHWWPWKRGTNGQPSQEKDRDALFEMAERNVPVEERRFGKGHYLRPNFIQPYRCKNVLIQGVTVLNSPMWQIHPVLCESVTVDGVKVIGHGPNTDGVDPESCKNMVIQNCQFDNGDDCIAVKSGRNADGRRINVPSENIVIENNEMKDGHGGVTIGSEISGGVKNVFAEGNSMDSANLDRALRIKTNSVRGGVLENIYFYRNTVKSLKQEVIAIDMEYEEGDAGEFKPVVRQIEVDQLKSCGGQYGIRVLAYEHSPVTGLKVTNSEINSVQIPMELKHVKDPVFANLYINGKLYD, translated from the coding sequence ATGTGGCTGAAGGAAAAAAAAGACGAGATTTTAAGAGAGATGACCGTTCCCGTTTTTCCTGAGCGCCGTTTTGATATTACCGGGTTCGGAGCTGATGGCGCAGGCCGTGCGGATTCCACGGCGGCGATTCAGCAGGCGATTGATGAAGTGCATCAGGCAGGGGGCGGAACGGCGGTTGTCCCGAAGGGCGTGTTTCGTTCCGGCGCGCTCAGGCTGAAAAGCAATGTCGAACTGCATATCGCCCAAGGGGCTGTGATCCAGTTCAGCCGGAATCCGGACGATTACCTTCCGGTTGTGTTAACGCGATTTGAAGGGGTCGAGCTCTACAATTTTTCACCATTCGTCTATGCTTATGAAGCTGAAAATATAGCGATTACAGGAGAAGGAACGCTGGACGGCCAAGCTGATGACGAGCATTGGTGGCCGTGGAAGCGGGGCACAAACGGCCAGCCATCACAGGAAAAAGACCGCGACGCACTGTTTGAAATGGCGGAGCGCAATGTGCCTGTTGAAGAACGGCGCTTTGGAAAAGGCCATTATCTGCGGCCGAATTTTATCCAGCCGTACCGCTGCAAAAATGTTTTGATACAAGGGGTCACCGTCCTGAATTCTCCGATGTGGCAGATTCATCCCGTACTGTGTGAAAGTGTGACGGTGGACGGTGTCAAGGTGATTGGACATGGTCCGAACACCGACGGCGTCGATCCGGAATCATGCAAAAACATGGTCATTCAAAACTGCCAATTTGACAACGGTGACGACTGTATAGCCGTCAAATCGGGGAGAAATGCCGACGGCCGGAGGATCAATGTACCTTCGGAAAACATTGTCATCGAAAACAATGAAATGAAAGACGGACACGGCGGGGTCACGATCGGAAGCGAAATTTCCGGAGGGGTGAAAAACGTATTTGCAGAAGGCAATTCCATGGACAGCGCGAATCTTGACAGAGCCCTCCGCATTAAAACGAATTCCGTCCGGGGCGGTGTGCTGGAGAACATATATTTTTACCGGAATACCGTCAAAAGCCTGAAGCAAGAAGTCATCGCGATTGATATGGAGTATGAAGAAGGGGATGCCGGAGAGTTCAAACCAGTCGTCCGCCAGATTGAAGTGGATCAGCTGAAAAGCTGTGGCGGACAATACGGAATTCGCGTTTTGGCATACGAGCATTCACCTGTTACCGGACTAAAGGTTACCAATTCGGAAATCAACAGCGTTCAAATCCCGATGGAGCTGAAGCATGTGAAAGACCCGGTATTTGCAAACCTTTATATTAACGGAAAGCTTTATGACTAG
- a CDS encoding GntR family transcriptional regulator — MPIPKNFTPQIRLSAKEKAFNQLQRWIVDGTLEPGEKVTDIDLAEALGVSRTPVREALQLLESQGFVEMRPGKETKITSIHPDDVLTVYPPLAQLQALAAEMAAPLLTSEEIAELKALTADYELAVKHENIHEAAELDEHFHNLITDVANNPYVRQFSDVLQLHIRRMKYVFLNQSASPKLQSAREHWQMIDALEKNNPEKAAEMMKQNWLRPMKDIHQLLKEREK, encoded by the coding sequence ATGCCGATACCGAAAAATTTCACTCCGCAAATCAGACTTTCAGCAAAAGAAAAAGCGTTCAATCAGTTGCAGCGCTGGATCGTCGACGGGACGCTTGAACCCGGGGAAAAAGTCACAGACATCGACCTTGCCGAGGCGCTCGGCGTCAGCCGCACCCCTGTCAGGGAGGCGCTCCAGCTTCTTGAGTCTCAAGGGTTTGTCGAAATGAGGCCCGGAAAGGAAACGAAAATTACATCCATTCATCCCGACGATGTATTGACAGTGTATCCTCCGCTCGCCCAGCTTCAGGCTCTGGCGGCCGAAATGGCCGCTCCGCTTTTGACATCTGAAGAGATCGCCGAGCTGAAAGCATTGACGGCTGACTATGAACTCGCGGTCAAGCACGAGAATATTCATGAGGCGGCTGAGCTTGACGAACATTTTCACAATCTCATAACAGACGTAGCCAACAACCCGTATGTCCGGCAATTTTCCGATGTGCTGCAGCTCCATATCAGACGAATGAAGTACGTCTTTCTCAATCAATCCGCCTCCCCGAAACTGCAATCAGCCAGAGAGCATTGGCAAATGATTGACGCACTTGAAAAAAACAATCCGGAGAAAGCGGCTGAGATGATGAAACAAAATTGGCTGCGGCCGATGAAAGATATTCATCAATTGCTGAAAGAAAGGGAAAAATAG
- a CDS encoding iron-containing alcohol dehydrogenase, whose protein sequence is MKTLYHFQTAARIEAGPHSLNLLGDHLDQIGLNEICSVFILTQPSIVSLGYADQIKEVLAEKGISSEVNTDIQPEPTEQNIEEVFQLFSEGGHDAILGIGGGSVLDAAKILSVLKTNEKPISALIGTNLVEKPGVPLVLIPTTSGTGSEVTPNAIVTFPEKELKIGMVSPYLLPSLVILDPVLTTGLPKAITAATGMDAFTHALESYISNKANPFSDMLALESMRLISSSIQEAYHHGDNLEAREKMLVGAMYGGMALTSAGTAAVHAMAYPLGGKYKISHGVANSMLLPHVTAFNADHVTDCLADVAVVIGIEPKGSKVSLAEQVIRKIEEWIADLNIPQNLKTFGVSKEDVPSLAEAAADVKRLMDNNPKPMSIAEIEAVYLKLLDM, encoded by the coding sequence ATGAAGACGCTTTATCATTTTCAAACAGCCGCCCGAATTGAGGCTGGTCCACATTCACTCAATTTGCTTGGTGACCACTTAGATCAGATTGGATTGAATGAGATTTGCTCGGTGTTTATTTTAACTCAGCCGTCGATCGTTTCTCTCGGCTATGCAGACCAAATCAAAGAGGTGCTGGCTGAGAAAGGCATCTCAAGTGAAGTCAACACGGATATACAGCCGGAGCCGACGGAACAAAACATCGAAGAGGTTTTTCAGCTTTTTTCTGAAGGAGGCCATGACGCGATTCTAGGAATTGGCGGAGGCAGTGTGCTCGATGCGGCTAAAATCCTCTCTGTTCTGAAAACAAATGAAAAACCAATTTCAGCTTTGATTGGCACGAATCTCGTTGAAAAGCCCGGCGTTCCGCTTGTGCTGATTCCGACAACATCCGGAACAGGGTCAGAGGTGACGCCGAATGCGATTGTGACGTTCCCGGAGAAAGAATTAAAGATTGGCATGGTCAGTCCCTATCTGCTGCCGTCGCTTGTGATTTTAGATCCGGTTTTGACGACCGGTCTTCCAAAGGCGATCACAGCTGCAACCGGAATGGATGCATTTACACACGCACTTGAATCCTATATTTCCAACAAAGCAAATCCATTCAGTGACATGCTTGCACTTGAATCTATGAGACTGATTTCCTCAAGTATTCAGGAGGCTTATCACCATGGAGACAACCTGGAGGCGAGAGAAAAAATGCTCGTTGGCGCCATGTATGGCGGAATGGCCTTGACAAGCGCAGGAACAGCAGCGGTTCATGCGATGGCTTATCCGCTCGGAGGAAAATACAAAATATCTCACGGTGTGGCCAATTCAATGCTGCTTCCGCATGTAACGGCCTTCAACGCGGATCATGTAACTGACTGCCTTGCGGATGTGGCCGTCGTGATTGGAATCGAGCCAAAAGGTTCGAAGGTCAGCCTAGCAGAGCAGGTTATACGAAAAATTGAAGAGTGGATCGCAGATTTAAATATTCCGCAAAATTTAAAGACATTCGGGGTATCAAAAGAGGATGTACCATCGCTTGCTGAGGCGGCAGCCGACGTTAAAAGGCTCATGGATAACAATCCAAAGCCGATGTCCATTGCGGAGATTGAAGCTGTCTATTTGAAATTGCTGGATATGTAG
- a CDS encoding MOSC domain-containing protein produces MEHADILSINIGKPKQVQFKNKTVSTGIYKTTVQEPLFLSWTNLEGDGQADLVHHGGREKAVCVYPYEHYSFWENALQRKLEYGALGENLTIKGLLETDVSIGDVFQLGEAIVQVSQPRQPCYKLSVRYGVPDMVLKVQETGYTGFYFRVLQEGRVDKNSGLRRISRHPKALTVSFANRIKHHEKDHVEGIKKLLEVEELSASWRASFLKRLDGEEADQHERLTGHL; encoded by the coding sequence ATGGAACATGCCGACATTCTGTCGATCAATATCGGGAAACCGAAACAGGTACAATTTAAAAACAAAACGGTCTCGACCGGGATATACAAGACGACTGTGCAAGAACCCCTGTTTCTGTCATGGACCAATTTGGAAGGAGACGGACAGGCGGATCTCGTTCATCACGGAGGCAGGGAGAAGGCCGTATGTGTCTATCCTTATGAGCATTATTCGTTTTGGGAAAATGCGTTGCAAAGAAAGCTGGAATACGGCGCGCTTGGAGAAAACCTGACGATCAAGGGGCTGCTGGAAACGGATGTTTCGATCGGGGATGTCTTTCAGCTTGGTGAAGCTATTGTTCAGGTCAGCCAGCCGAGGCAGCCCTGCTACAAATTATCTGTCAGGTACGGTGTTCCCGACATGGTTTTGAAGGTTCAGGAAACAGGTTATACGGGTTTTTATTTTCGCGTGCTGCAAGAAGGGCGTGTAGACAAAAACAGCGGCTTGAGACGAATCTCCCGCCACCCGAAAGCATTGACGGTTTCTTTTGCAAATCGCATCAAACATCATGAAAAGGACCATGTCGAGGGCATCAAAAAGCTTCTGGAGGTGGAGGAACTGTCAGCAAGCTGGCGCGCGTCATTTTTGAAACGTCTTGATGGCGAAGAGGCGGATCAGCATGAGAGGTTAACCGGCCATTTATAA